In Chryseobacterium lactis, a single genomic region encodes these proteins:
- a CDS encoding FecR family protein has protein sequence MKDNFPYLTEEEENKVWTNALIAIRRKEKQKRNRKNIMYGGIAAVVILSGSVLGYNFLIKPDVYMAVSDPRKVLLPDKSEVILQKGAKLTVEKSFPSDTREVTLDGDAIFKISKSKEHPFIVHGRNYETKVLGTVFKIYQNEKSFSVDLYEGKVLVYRSEKPNESFELKPKETFSNLGTVQVARISATSRSTESQLKSSLSFNDCSLSKVAQIIEETYNVKMIIPDKDKVVKITISSTNSTAKSLIEIIAFQLDFKIKQINDKTFQLE, from the coding sequence ATGAAAGACAATTTTCCCTATCTCACAGAGGAAGAAGAGAATAAAGTATGGACAAATGCTTTAATCGCTATTCGTCGTAAAGAAAAGCAAAAAAGAAATCGTAAAAATATAATGTACGGCGGCATTGCTGCAGTCGTGATTTTAAGTGGTAGCGTTTTAGGCTATAATTTTTTGATTAAGCCAGATGTCTATATGGCCGTTTCTGATCCTCGTAAGGTCTTACTGCCTGACAAATCAGAAGTAATTTTACAAAAAGGAGCGAAGCTGACTGTTGAAAAGTCATTTCCTTCAGATACACGTGAAGTTACACTTGATGGAGACGCAATCTTTAAAATTTCTAAATCAAAAGAACATCCATTTATTGTTCATGGTAGAAATTATGAGACTAAAGTATTGGGAACCGTTTTTAAGATTTATCAAAATGAAAAATCTTTCAGTGTTGACCTGTATGAAGGTAAGGTGTTGGTCTATAGATCTGAAAAACCTAACGAATCATTTGAACTAAAACCAAAAGAAACGTTTTCAAATTTGGGAACTGTACAAGTTGCAAGAATATCTGCCACATCACGGTCAACAGAATCTCAACTTAAATCAAGTTTATCCTTCAACGATTGCTCACTAAGTAAAGTAGCCCAAATCATAGAAGAAACCTATAACGTAAAAATGATAATCCCTGATAAAGATAAGGTGGTTAAGATTACGATTTCATCTACTAATTCTACCGCTAAATCCCTTATTGAAATCATTGCTTTCCAGCTGGATTTCAAAATAAAACAAATCAATGATAAAACATTTCAATTGGAGTGA
- a CDS encoding RNA polymerase sigma factor, whose amino-acid sequence MWSLNRHIRIEEQQYHKLLHKFNPLIFSLIYKKINNRDDVLDVFQNVIIHIWEYRSKLDAGNIESIVVKTCQQEIAHFYRNAKIDKTSDLPLHFSDTSHEDLIIAENKERNLSEIETAIEELFPPLRRKIFKMNKIEGVTQEKIAANFNISKRTVEKHIHQSMIYLRDKVKITK is encoded by the coding sequence ATGTGGTCTCTTAACCGACATATCAGAATTGAAGAACAACAATATCATAAGCTTCTTCATAAATTTAATCCACTAATATTTTCTCTCATTTATAAAAAGATCAATAATAGGGACGATGTTTTGGATGTCTTTCAGAATGTCATTATTCATATATGGGAATATCGGTCTAAACTGGATGCTGGCAATATTGAAAGCATAGTTGTAAAAACCTGCCAACAGGAAATAGCACATTTTTATAGGAACGCAAAAATCGATAAAACTAGCGATCTACCCTTACATTTTTCCGATACTTCGCATGAAGATTTAATCATTGCAGAAAATAAGGAGCGAAATCTCTCAGAAATAGAAACAGCAATTGAAGAGTTATTTCCTCCGCTTCGTAGAAAAATTTTCAAAATGAATAAAATAGAGGGTGTCACGCAAGAGAAAATTGCCGCTAATTTCAATATCTCCAAAAGAACGGTTGAAAAGCATATACATCAATCTATGATCTACCTGAGAGACAAAGTGAAAATTACTAAATGA
- a CDS encoding alpha/beta hydrolase family protein: MAIKIKYLLVSIILNGFIFIPAQQQGDTLTQWKAKFATLGGVPKISSEGTWIGINKQYKLGGDSAYVVSTKDKTIHKIVSTGVLDFLNEEGVFGRKADQLQFLNLKTGKIYQYNNASNYYRLDNLNRYAIYSRDKHLIFYDLTGNQLQEMADIDGLMATDSKSKLYVVRQSEGKAKILETTGKRQEIVYSTENRISKIELTPSGKQLLITEVQIQKGHNQLTILDSEHDYKKVIQLNVPSKSELSLTEIQNGKYFLINSRVRFSEEQSSLVDIWYGNDPFVNLHKRMYVNNEYWLWDTIANKLQSLKIQENHVLESLNNARYFLTYLPRKDYNFNTFTPDINDAYIFDISTESLTAIGSLKQIPTLTKGWRPDFVGNRFFCSKNGRLFLASNDGKNWSLFSTSGKREALIEKFGLEKPVFTANSNQIYFESSDDLWKYDINRKKLTALGIAKGKKVEIKNQTNEFGESTLNSFLPEDSILLEVYDNYSNKTFYNMYRKGKWKEVVPETENRIDSDHLLFNRNMTSFYTLERNFNQPPTLYSYVNGHKNKLFNAGIKDVEAQKIKQKIYNFKAVGKNLRGILYYPIDYDPKGKYPMVVHIYQVQRTLSNDYLSPNNVSPVGFQIRTLLERGYFVYLPDIEQGKDGPGMSALECVNSALDALLKNPLIDQDRIALLGHSYGGYETNFIATQSQRFKTYVSGAGFSDLISSYHSYSYQYVKPFYFFYETGQFKMGDSVAEDKEKYLLNSPILNVENVKSPILLWGGKKDENVPLDQVMEFYIGLRRYQKQVIALLYKNGNHDFLHHPLEEKDRDEKILEWFDYFLKDIKDVPWINKQIKKKAPF, encoded by the coding sequence ATGGCTATTAAGATCAAATATTTACTGGTTTCCATAATTCTTAACGGCTTCATATTTATACCTGCTCAACAGCAGGGGGATACCTTAACCCAATGGAAGGCAAAATTTGCAACATTGGGCGGGGTTCCCAAGATTTCATCTGAAGGAACATGGATAGGAATCAATAAGCAGTATAAACTTGGTGGTGATTCGGCTTATGTTGTTAGCACAAAGGACAAGACAATACATAAAATTGTATCGACGGGAGTTTTGGACTTTCTTAATGAAGAAGGGGTTTTTGGGAGAAAAGCCGATCAATTACAGTTTCTGAACCTTAAGACTGGTAAAATATACCAATATAATAATGCCAGCAATTATTATCGGCTGGATAATTTAAATAGATATGCCATTTACTCCAGAGATAAGCACCTTATTTTTTATGATCTGACGGGCAATCAGCTACAGGAAATGGCAGACATTGATGGTCTTATGGCAACAGACTCAAAAAGTAAGCTATATGTTGTAAGGCAGAGTGAAGGAAAAGCCAAGATCCTTGAAACAACGGGTAAAAGACAAGAAATTGTATATTCAACAGAAAATCGAATATCAAAGATCGAACTTACGCCATCAGGCAAACAGCTACTCATTACAGAAGTTCAGATTCAGAAAGGACATAATCAATTGACTATACTCGATTCAGAACATGACTATAAAAAGGTAATTCAATTAAACGTTCCAAGCAAATCAGAATTAAGTTTGACGGAAATTCAAAATGGAAAGTACTTTCTCATCAATTCAAGGGTAAGATTCTCCGAAGAGCAGTCTTCCTTGGTTGACATATGGTATGGCAATGATCCATTTGTCAACCTACATAAAAGAATGTACGTAAATAACGAATACTGGTTATGGGATACGATAGCGAATAAACTGCAGTCATTAAAAATTCAGGAGAACCATGTACTTGAATCTTTAAATAATGCTCGATATTTTCTGACCTATCTACCTAGAAAAGATTACAATTTTAATACGTTTACGCCAGATATCAATGATGCCTATATATTTGATATATCAACAGAAAGTTTAACAGCAATCGGCAGCTTAAAACAAATACCTACTTTAACAAAAGGTTGGAGACCCGACTTTGTGGGAAATAGGTTTTTTTGTTCCAAGAATGGCAGGTTGTTCCTAGCGAGCAATGATGGTAAAAATTGGTCCTTGTTCAGTACTTCGGGCAAGAGAGAAGCCTTAATAGAAAAATTTGGTCTTGAAAAACCTGTTTTTACGGCAAACAGCAATCAAATTTATTTTGAAAGCAGTGACGACCTCTGGAAATATGACATCAATAGAAAGAAGTTGACCGCTTTGGGCATTGCAAAAGGAAAAAAAGTTGAAATTAAAAATCAAACTAACGAATTTGGTGAAAGTACATTAAATTCATTTTTACCGGAAGATTCCATATTGCTGGAAGTATATGATAATTATTCAAATAAAACTTTTTACAATATGTACCGCAAGGGAAAATGGAAAGAGGTTGTACCGGAAACAGAAAACAGGATTGACTCTGATCATCTACTTTTCAACAGAAATATGACATCCTTTTATACGTTGGAAAGAAATTTCAACCAGCCTCCTACATTGTATTCCTATGTCAATGGACATAAAAATAAATTGTTCAATGCCGGAATTAAGGATGTTGAAGCACAAAAGATCAAACAGAAAATTTATAATTTCAAAGCTGTTGGAAAAAATCTAAGGGGTATTTTATACTATCCAATAGACTATGATCCAAAGGGAAAATATCCAATGGTAGTCCATATCTATCAGGTACAACGGACTTTAAGCAATGATTATCTTTCTCCAAATAATGTATCACCTGTAGGATTCCAGATCAGGACTTTATTGGAACGAGGGTATTTTGTATATCTCCCCGATATAGAACAAGGCAAGGATGGCCCCGGCATGTCAGCTTTAGAATGCGTAAATAGCGCGCTGGATGCTTTATTGAAAAACCCTCTAATTGATCAGGATAGAATCGCGCTTTTAGGACATTCGTATGGTGGTTATGAAACCAATTTCATCGCCACACAATCGCAGCGCTTTAAGACATATGTATCAGGAGCAGGTTTCAGTGATCTGATCAGCAGTTACCATTCTTATAGTTATCAGTATGTTAAACCGTTTTATTTCTTTTATGAAACTGGGCAGTTCAAGATGGGAGACTCAGTGGCTGAAGATAAAGAAAAATATTTACTGAATAGTCCTATTTTAAATGTTGAAAATGTCAAATCACCAATTTTATTATGGGGAGGAAAGAAGGATGAAAACGTGCCATTGGACCAGGTTATGGAATTTTATATTGGTCTTAGACGTTATCAAAAACAGGTGATAGCCCTTTTATATAAAAATGGTAATCACGATTTTCTCCATCATCCTCTCGAGGAGAAAGACAGGGACGAAAAGATCTTAGAATGGTTCGATTATTTTCTGAAAGATATAAAAGATGTTCCATGGATCAATAAGCAAATAAAAAAGAAGGCGCCTTTTTAA
- a CDS encoding RagB/SusD family nutrient uptake outer membrane protein, whose translation MKNFKYLYTCILASFSLYFSISCEKLIDVDLPNNQIASNEVFQDLQTANAALSALYADVMSNSPISGVNLDAALGVYTDELDEFSTTITPTRELYLNQQTDTNQTVYNIWVSSFKHIYTANAIIEGVDKSNGISMSDKKYLKGEALFIRTLMFFYLNQLWGDIPYPETTDYTINQILNKTPSNDALKKMVEDLQQVLTLLQDDYRNAERIYANKMTARLLLAKIYMAQKNWNQAEQLLKEITQSSLYQIETDITKVFQKSGKHILWQLKPINNASLKQATLYYFSNAKPSSYALNMNLVNSFNSNDLRKQHWMASVSYNGSIWYRAEKYKNRDNTNANEYSIIFRVEEAYLLLSESLAQQSKLTEGLIYLNSIRQRAGLAALTNLSQADLLNEILLEDRREFFTETGHRFLDLKRMDKLNLLSTAKPNWKDFHKLWPIPQNEILLNLNLKPQNNGY comes from the coding sequence ATGAAAAATTTTAAATATTTATACACATGCATTCTCGCATCTTTCTCATTGTATTTTTCGATTTCGTGCGAAAAATTGATTGACGTTGATCTACCGAATAATCAGATTGCCAGCAACGAAGTATTTCAGGATCTTCAAACAGCTAACGCTGCATTATCGGCTTTATATGCCGATGTAATGTCAAATTCCCCGATTTCAGGAGTGAATCTTGATGCCGCCCTAGGCGTTTATACGGATGAACTGGATGAATTCAGTACAACGATTACTCCAACTAGGGAACTTTATCTAAACCAACAAACTGACACGAATCAAACCGTATACAATATCTGGGTTTCATCTTTTAAACATATTTATACAGCTAATGCTATTATTGAAGGTGTTGATAAATCTAACGGGATTTCAATGTCCGACAAAAAGTATTTGAAGGGAGAAGCTTTATTTATTAGAACGTTAATGTTTTTTTATTTGAACCAACTTTGGGGGGATATTCCATATCCTGAAACAACGGATTACACAATAAATCAGATTTTAAATAAAACACCTTCAAATGATGCATTGAAAAAAATGGTAGAAGATCTTCAACAGGTCCTGACACTATTGCAGGATGACTATCGAAATGCTGAACGGATATATGCCAATAAAATGACAGCAAGGCTTCTACTGGCAAAGATCTATATGGCACAGAAAAATTGGAATCAGGCAGAACAATTGTTAAAAGAAATTACCCAATCTTCGCTTTATCAAATAGAAACCGATATAACAAAAGTATTTCAAAAGTCAGGTAAACACATTCTTTGGCAATTAAAACCTATTAATAATGCTTCTCTGAAACAGGCTACCTTATACTATTTCTCAAATGCAAAGCCTAGTTCTTATGCGTTGAATATGAATCTCGTAAACTCCTTCAACTCTAATGACCTAAGAAAACAGCACTGGATGGCGTCAGTATCCTATAATGGATCAATATGGTATAGAGCTGAAAAATACAAAAATCGCGATAATACAAATGCTAATGAGTATTCTATCATATTCAGGGTGGAAGAAGCTTATCTTTTATTGTCAGAATCTTTGGCTCAGCAGAGTAAACTCACCGAAGGGCTTATTTATTTAAATTCGATAAGACAAAGGGCAGGTTTAGCGGCATTAACCAACTTAAGCCAAGCTGATCTCCTTAATGAAATCCTTTTGGAAGATAGACGTGAATTCTTTACTGAAACAGGACATAGGTTTCTTGATCTGAAGAGAATGGATAAACTCAATTTATTGTCAACTGCAAAGCCTAACTGGAAGGATTTTCATAAACTTTGGCCGATCCCCCAAAATGAAATTCTCCTCAATCTAAATCTCAAACCTCAGAATAATGGCTATTAA
- a CDS encoding DoxX family protein, with the protein MKKYFAKDYASIVAYFIALLFVYAAMSKLLDFENFQVQLAQSPLLSAYAGFISYAVIIVEFALAVYVCVPDYQLFALYGSLGLMTAFTIYIYLIINYSDFVPCSCGGILEKLGWTEHLIFNIVVVILIFTAILYRERKQNPQNRLILPISKSIAISIVSCGIVVCLFLSSEHIIKQENNFTRRFVPHPLVKEQIYDLGVNSYYFAGLEDGNIYLGNTTAPLFITKIDTALRGMSDIKVKLDNKNHVFRNLKLTIRKPYYYMYDGSVPVIYQGKLEDSLAKTISFGDAYFNQLAILDSMRFAIRTQRRSDKRYILASLDLDKNKKLELQPDILEKQIDGIFDVDGILSSDSQSGKLVYTYVYRNQYIVMDNNFKILNRLNTIDTTSRAKISVVRLSNGNNKMSAPPFSVNKGSLVSGNLLFNQSNLKGKHEPSKSWKTSSIIDVYSTDQQQYIGSFYIRHKNNIPMSAMIVQDNNLFVLIGNELVRYKIRDGAFDVNSKRNRPLREQPVDKEPKKGIAENLEKIRHKPINT; encoded by the coding sequence ATGAAAAAATATTTTGCAAAAGACTATGCAAGTATTGTAGCTTATTTCATAGCGCTGCTTTTTGTATATGCAGCTATGAGTAAACTTTTGGATTTTGAAAATTTCCAGGTTCAACTCGCGCAATCCCCACTGTTGAGTGCCTATGCCGGATTTATTTCCTATGCCGTAATTATAGTTGAATTTGCGTTGGCAGTTTATGTCTGTGTTCCAGATTATCAATTATTTGCGTTATATGGCTCTTTGGGTTTAATGACAGCTTTTACTATCTATATTTATCTGATAATAAATTATAGTGATTTTGTTCCGTGTTCATGCGGCGGAATATTAGAAAAATTAGGGTGGACTGAACACCTGATTTTTAATATCGTGGTCGTGATACTAATTTTTACAGCAATTCTTTACAGGGAAAGAAAACAGAATCCACAAAATCGACTGATCTTACCCATATCCAAATCTATTGCCATAAGTATTGTCAGTTGTGGAATTGTTGTATGCTTATTTTTAAGTTCCGAACACATTATTAAGCAGGAGAATAATTTTACAAGGCGATTTGTACCGCATCCACTTGTTAAAGAACAGATTTATGACCTGGGAGTAAATTCTTACTACTTTGCTGGGTTGGAGGATGGAAATATCTATTTGGGAAATACAACTGCACCGCTTTTCATAACAAAAATTGACACCGCACTAAGAGGGATGTCAGATATAAAGGTAAAATTGGACAATAAAAATCATGTATTCCGAAACTTAAAGTTAACAATCCGTAAACCATATTATTATATGTACGATGGTTCTGTACCAGTAATTTATCAAGGGAAGTTGGAGGACTCATTAGCAAAAACAATAAGCTTTGGTGATGCATATTTTAATCAGCTTGCCATACTTGATTCAATGCGATTTGCCATTAGAACTCAGCGGAGGTCTGATAAACGGTATATTCTAGCCTCACTGGATTTAGATAAAAATAAAAAACTGGAATTGCAACCGGATATTTTAGAAAAACAGATTGACGGAATTTTTGATGTGGATGGAATTTTGAGTTCTGATAGTCAGAGCGGAAAACTGGTCTACACCTATGTCTATCGCAACCAGTACATTGTGATGGATAACAATTTCAAGATATTGAATCGTCTAAATACCATTGATACAACAAGCCGTGCAAAAATTTCTGTAGTACGTTTATCCAATGGCAATAATAAAATGAGTGCTCCGCCTTTTAGCGTAAATAAAGGTTCACTGGTTTCGGGTAATTTATTATTTAATCAATCCAACCTGAAAGGCAAACATGAGCCCTCAAAATCCTGGAAAACATCTTCCATAATTGATGTATACAGCACTGATCAACAGCAATATATTGGTAGTTTTTACATTCGACATAAAAATAATATACCAATGTCTGCAATGATCGTTCAGGACAACAACCTTTTCGTCCTTATTGGAAATGAACTTGTTCGTTATAAAATCCGGGATGGTGCTTTTGACGTGAATTCAAAACGAAACAGGCCGCTCAGGGAGCAGCCTGTTGATAAGGAACCCAAAAAAGGGATTGCCGAAAACCTTGAAAAGATTAGGCATAAACCAATAAACACTTAA
- a CDS encoding DUF6520 family protein, whose translation MKKILLPALIVAMGAGAAFATNLASKASKVIPTYRIDENNKCVQVQQDCNATSGFVCTWDGDGTSRLHEFMDSETQCSQELFRTTP comes from the coding sequence ATGAAAAAAATATTATTGCCAGCACTTATTGTAGCAATGGGTGCAGGCGCAGCTTTCGCTACCAATTTGGCAAGTAAAGCCTCTAAAGTAATTCCGACTTATCGTATTGATGAGAATAACAAATGTGTTCAGGTACAACAAGATTGTAATGCCACAAGCGGATTTGTTTGTACTTGGGATGGAGACGGTACTTCGCGTTTACATGAGTTTATGGATAGTGAAACACAATGTTCACAAGAACTATTCAGAACTACTCCATAA
- a CDS encoding SusC/RagA family TonB-linked outer membrane protein, with protein MKENKIRRFSYKKKSFINYKVPSTKCNNELLMDCLAKLFKELPFETTIFNNTVVIREKKIKAISQITPQDQSLPVDTLKSESFAGKETKIEEITLNAGYYKVTERNSTGSISKVKAKDIENQPVTNVLSSLQGRMSGVNITQNSGIPGGGFTIQIRGQNSLRTSMNSSIDGNLPLYVVDGVPLSEITAENTQIGATVMPSGKINPLNSINPGDIESIEVLKDADATAIYGSRGANGVILITTKKGKSGRLSVRLTTNYGISEAISNLKLLNKDQYLNMRRTAYLNDGVVNYPATAYDLNGAWGNNEIDWEKTLIGNKATYSNTQLSLSGGSETTSFLVSLGHNEQTTPFGQGYKYLSNTFNSNLSHRSKDNRFQLSLSNMFTNQKNNVVRTDITGSSYTLPPVSPLLYNEDGSLNWAGNTFNNPLAAFNATYSNDTKLFQTNINADYKLYSDMKFKINAGLNYTAINELSLLPNTVNNPSLASGASSATSQSRKKDQDIFSFIIEPQLNWSKNWGNHKIDFLIGGSFQRNVRNTDEITGIGFESNQFITNVSAAKTIRMGDQSSIEYRYAALFGRLNYQYKNRYILNVTGRRDGSSRFGPNNRFANFGALGAAWIFTKENFLKDSKWLSFGKIRGSYGSTGSDNIGDFQFLDNYNVSSTLIYNGITGLLPARLFNPNYSWEKTRKFETAIELGFLDNRITTNLAYYRNRSSNQLVGYQLSAVTGFPSVTANLDATVQNTGLEFEINARPVSTKNFNWETNLNITFPKNKLLSFPGLAGSPYASQYSIGSSTQIVKLYQLEGINPQTGLYQFTDFNGDGKISSPDDRQVIEDLQIKFFGGINNSIRYKNWDLYFLFQFVKKKNYNQNSIMPLPGTMVNQPVEVLDVWSAENPNGTYMPYSASKNLLNHNLFKGSTAAVSDASFVRLKNLEFGYNIPMSSSPFKSAKIYFQGQNLITWTKFFGVDPEAIISGFLPPLRTYSFGLQLNF; from the coding sequence TTGAAGGAAAATAAAATACGTCGTTTTTCTTATAAAAAGAAGTCATTTATAAACTACAAAGTGCCAAGCACAAAATGCAATAACGAATTATTAATGGATTGCCTTGCGAAGTTATTCAAGGAATTACCCTTTGAAACAACCATTTTTAATAATACGGTTGTCATTCGCGAAAAGAAAATTAAAGCAATTAGCCAAATAACTCCACAAGATCAAAGTTTACCTGTTGACACATTAAAATCCGAGTCTTTTGCGGGTAAAGAAACAAAAATTGAAGAAATCACTTTAAATGCCGGATACTATAAAGTCACCGAAAGGAACAGCACTGGAAGTATTTCAAAGGTTAAGGCAAAAGATATCGAAAACCAGCCTGTAACGAATGTATTATCCTCTTTGCAGGGCCGAATGTCAGGAGTTAATATCACGCAAAATTCCGGTATTCCCGGTGGAGGGTTTACAATACAGATCAGGGGACAGAATAGTTTAAGAACAAGTATGAATTCCTCGATTGACGGTAATCTTCCACTCTATGTGGTTGATGGTGTACCTTTAAGTGAAATAACAGCTGAAAACACGCAAATCGGCGCTACAGTGATGCCTTCTGGTAAGATTAATCCATTAAATAGCATAAATCCGGGTGATATCGAGAGCATTGAGGTACTAAAAGATGCTGATGCGACTGCTATCTATGGTTCCAGAGGAGCAAACGGAGTTATATTAATAACCACTAAAAAAGGTAAATCAGGTAGACTGAGTGTACGACTTACAACCAATTACGGTATAAGTGAGGCTATTTCCAACCTCAAATTATTAAACAAGGACCAATACCTTAACATGCGCCGTACAGCTTACCTGAATGACGGAGTTGTAAACTATCCGGCAACAGCCTATGATCTTAATGGCGCTTGGGGAAACAATGAAATAGATTGGGAAAAAACATTGATCGGAAACAAAGCAACCTATAGTAACACCCAACTTTCATTGAGCGGTGGTAGTGAAACAACCAGTTTTTTAGTCAGCCTCGGACACAATGAGCAGACAACTCCTTTTGGACAAGGTTATAAATATCTCAGCAATACTTTTAATTCTAATCTGTCACATCGTTCAAAGGATAACCGCTTTCAGCTCAGTTTATCTAATATGTTTACCAATCAGAAAAACAATGTTGTTAGAACTGATATTACTGGCAGTAGTTATACGCTACCACCTGTATCACCTCTGCTCTATAATGAAGATGGAAGTTTAAATTGGGCCGGAAATACTTTTAACAATCCTTTAGCGGCCTTTAATGCCACTTATAGTAACGATACCAAGCTCTTTCAAACTAATATAAACGCTGATTACAAGCTTTACTCGGATATGAAATTTAAGATTAATGCAGGATTAAATTACACGGCAATAAATGAATTATCTCTACTTCCCAATACAGTCAATAATCCATCCCTTGCAAGCGGTGCTTCCAGTGCAACTTCACAATCAAGAAAAAAAGATCAGGATATATTTTCTTTCATTATTGAACCTCAATTAAACTGGTCAAAAAATTGGGGAAACCATAAAATTGATTTTTTGATAGGGGGAAGTTTTCAGAGAAATGTTAGGAATACTGATGAAATTACAGGAATAGGATTTGAAAGCAATCAGTTTATTACAAATGTTTCCGCTGCAAAAACGATAAGAATGGGCGACCAATCATCTATTGAATATAGATATGCCGCATTATTTGGTAGGTTAAATTATCAGTATAAAAATCGTTATATCCTGAATGTTACTGGTAGACGTGATGGGAGCAGTCGTTTTGGACCTAATAACAGATTTGCAAATTTTGGAGCGTTGGGAGCCGCATGGATCTTTACAAAGGAAAATTTTCTAAAGGATTCTAAATGGTTATCTTTTGGTAAGATTCGCGGTAGCTATGGTTCGACAGGAAGTGATAATATCGGGGATTTTCAATTTTTGGATAATTATAATGTTTCCTCAACATTAATATACAATGGAATTACCGGACTGTTACCTGCCAGACTATTTAATCCCAATTACAGTTGGGAAAAAACAAGAAAGTTTGAAACTGCAATTGAACTAGGTTTTTTGGACAACCGTATTACTACTAATTTAGCATATTATCGTAATAGATCTTCAAATCAATTGGTTGGCTACCAACTATCTGCCGTAACTGGATTTCCAAGTGTGACAGCAAATCTGGACGCTACAGTGCAGAATACCGGACTGGAATTTGAAATAAATGCAAGACCAGTTTCAACTAAGAACTTTAATTGGGAAACTAATCTTAATATAACATTCCCTAAAAATAAACTGTTATCATTTCCAGGTCTAGCCGGTTCACCTTATGCAAGTCAATATTCCATTGGCTCTTCAACGCAGATTGTTAAGCTATATCAATTGGAAGGTATTAATCCGCAGACAGGACTTTATCAGTTCACTGATTTTAATGGAGACGGCAAAATATCTTCTCCAGATGACCGTCAGGTTATTGAAGATCTTCAAATTAAATTTTTTGGTGGCATAAATAACAGTATTCGATATAAAAATTGGGATTTATATTTTTTATTTCAATTCGTCAAAAAGAAAAACTATAACCAAAATTCAATTATGCCTCTTCCGGGTACAATGGTTAACCAACCTGTGGAAGTACTGGATGTTTGGTCTGCCGAAAATCCTAACGGAACATATATGCCTTATAGTGCATCAAAAAATTTGCTCAATCATAATTTATTTAAAGGAAGTACTGCTGCTGTTTCAGATGCATCCTTTGTAAGATTAAAAAACCTAGAATTTGGTTATAATATACCGATGTCGTCAAGTCCTTTTAAAAGTGCTAAAATTTACTTTCAGGGCCAGAATTTAATAACATGGACTAAATTCTTTGGTGTTGATCCAGAGGCAATAATCTCAGGTTTTCTTCCTCCCTTAAGAACATACTCTTTCGGACTACAGTTAAATTTTTAA